The segment TGATAGAGGTGTTGTATCCATGCCAGTAGGTAATGCGTAAACATCAATTTCTGTCAAATATTCTCTTATCTTTTCTGGATAGGAAAGAAAACCTAAATAATGAAAATTTTTGTATTTTTCAAGTTTATCTAAAATCTGTTTTTTATATTGTCCATCTCCCACCCAATAGAAATGCACATCTGGTAATTTTTTCACAACTTCATCCAATGTCAACATCTCCTTTGTCTTACCCCACCAATTTGCATCATGAGACATTCCTACACATGGATGTTCCAACGTCATTCCTCTTGCAGGGTACCATCTTGAAGCATCTAATCCTTCAAGAAAATGAAATGTTTTTGCATTAGGAATATGTTCCTTAATGACATCTTCCAAATAGTCTGCTGTCATAAAAATTCCTTGACATTCACGAAAAACTTTTTCAGCATTTTTTTGTCGTAAATTTAAAACAGTACGCATTAGTAGACCTTTGTATATTGTTTTTTTTGCCCATTCTTGTTCCATCCAGAAATGACCTCTAAGATAAACAAATAGAGGAATATTTTTTTTAATAGTTTCTAAACCAAAATGAGATTGCCTATCCACAAAAACTACATCAGGATCATAATCATTAATTAAATCATTAAATTTTTTTTTAGAAAACCAATCGCCAAGATTTCTACTTGGAAACCCTTTGGCATAATCGACTTCTCTAACTAATTTGTAATCATGTCCTATTTTTTTTAATGCTTCACCAAATTCTTTTAAATGGAAATATTTCCCAATGCTTTTCTTAGAAGTACCTCCTCCAGCACCTGATGCAATTAAAACTCTCAATACTCTATTTTATAATATAACTAATTTAAATTGATAAGAAATTTTTCTTTTTTCCATACTGAAAATATCACAGCATAGCTTAAATGTATAGAAATAAAGTTCTCCTATGAATCGAATATTAATAATTTTCTTGTTAGTTTCTTTTGTAATAATTTTCTTTTTAGGATTGTATGTTGGATTATACAAAATTTTTCCTTTTTCTGAGTTGAATAATTTAAAAGATGAACTAGAATTACGATCTTATAATTTAGATTATAATTCTTACCCGGTTGAGATCAATAATTTAATTTCTCTTCAAAACTCAAATGATATAGAACAAAAAAGAAAAGAACTAATCAAATTTATTTGGAAAACAAATTCTTTACCACAAGAGTTACCAAATACTATTGACAGAAATATTATTGATAAAAGATTTAGTGATCTTTCTAATCTCAAACAAATTGATCGTTTAACAATAAAAATGGAACATGAATTATCGTCAATTGTTTATGTTTTCCTACCTGAAAAAAGTAATGGAAATGTAATGATCTATCATCAAGGTCATTCTGGTGGTTTTGTAAATGGAAAATCAACTATTGAAAAATTTCTTGATAGTGGTTTCACAGTAGCTGCTTTTTCCATGCCTTTAATTGGATTAAATAATCAACCTGTAATCGAGATTGAAAATCTTGGCTCAGTTAAATTATTCAAACATAATC is part of the Candidatus Nitrosopelagicus brevis genome and harbors:
- a CDS encoding glycosyltransferase family 4 protein, coding for MRVLIASGAGGGTSKKSIGKYFHLKEFGEALKKIGHDYKLVREVDYAKGFPSRNLGDWFSKKKFNDLINDYDPDVVFVDRQSHFGLETIKKNIPLFVYLRGHFWMEQEWAKKTIYKGLLMRTVLNLRQKNAEKVFRECQGIFMTADYLEDVIKEHIPNAKTFHFLEGLDASRWYPARGMTLEHPCVGMSHDANWWGKTKEMLTLDEVVKKLPDVHFYWVGDGQYKKQILDKLEKYKNFHYLGFLSYPEKIREYLTEIDVYALPTGMDTTPLSCREAMAMEKPIIASNVGGIPEMIYHEKTGLLVNEGDHETWINSIKYLIENKDVATKLGKQSRELLSEKFNWDIVARKFIAVAEKYVKK